AGACGGACGACCTCATGACGCGTGCGACGGGCGAGACGCTGAACCCCGAGtacctgcgccgccacctggaGGCGCGCTACCTAAACGCCTGAGTCGCGAGCGGTTGACACACGCGCTCGCTAGCACATGACGCGTCTTTATTATTCTTTGTTGTGCATTCGTTTCGAGCCCATCTTGTAACACGCACGCCGTTATTTTCACCGTCTGTTCGTGACGCGCATGGGCCTTGCGTCGAACAGCGTGACGGATGCGTAGCGCGCAGCAATCCTTCTTCTATATGGTCATCATAACGCTCACAGAAGTCCGATGGCGGACGCACAGTggttgggggggggtaggGATTGCCAAACATTGCGCGAGAAGCAGTGTCGCGTTCGATCTCGGGAAAGATAGCGAAGCCGCCACATTTAGTTCTCGATTCTGTGCGCTTTCGCGCATCGCGAAGACGGCAGCCGACGTGGAAGGACGCCCACATCCACCACTGTGTCTAACGTTTTGGAGGTCTTTCGGAGGCGGTCGTGAGCGCACAGACACGTCGCACGCCTTGTTCGCTTCTCACGACATCTGTCGgaatttttttttggtgtgtCCTTTTTTCGGTTTTGCTTTCTTGGTAAACCTCCCGGCACCAGGTTTTGTCTGCGCCACCATCTTTCCAAGAACCCTCATAACCGGGAGGCGGGAGGgacacccccctccccctcccgtgCGCGGTATCGCACGGTCCAGCGCACTCCCACCCTCTTATGAGGATGGGCCATGtagccccccacccccacccacccacttCCGGTGGCGACGCGCTTAAGCACCGACGACGTGGGAAGATCAGAGCGGTGTATCGTTACGGGTgtgccggcggtcaggtcctaGATTGGCGCTGCGTTGGAGCGACCCGCGGCAGCGAACGCGTCTGTGCCATCCGTGCGTTGGGCAAGCTGTCAGCCTAAACTCGACTTCATCAAACCCGCCGCTTGCACTGCCTACAGAGTGGAGGAAAACCTGGgtgccaccccgagggggatgcaccggatggcggccggcatagtcggcgcggctgtgaggcgacccgcgaggcgtgtgggtgcgcagAGTGTGTGGCGCGGGCCGTAATCAGATggccgagtcggcgcatttgCGGTAGCGCGCGTGCCTACGGCAGGCTCCGGGTGGTAGTCGTGGTGGGTCGAGTGGCAGTGACGTCACGCTCTGTGGCCAAACGGATCAGTTGAGCAACACAAAGACGGATAGCGTTCTCGTCTCATCACTCGTCCGGCTGAACACATCCTCCTCTATGTCTCTCTGGCACACTCGCGCACAATTGCTGTCTCTACACGTCAGACAGAGGACTTAGAAGCAGCGGCGTAGTACCCACCTCCCCGTCGGCCTTCGTCCTAGGGTTTGCTTCTTTTGTTATACTCAGCACCGCTCTCGtgttgtctctctctctctctgtgtctcgCACACATTTGCCGTGCGCTCTTTGGTtggctcctcctcgccttgcCCGacttccctctccttcctctctaTCTTTATCGCGGATCCGCCCTTCCccgtcttcctccttccGTTGGAGTGCCTCGCGTTTGGttggtggaggcggtggtggcgcactGTCCGCGTAAGTGCCACGGCTGGTGAGAGTGCACAGtcgttctcttttctctgcCGTGTCGACGTGTGGTAGTGCCGCATCTAAAGGGGCAGGCGTCTCAGAATGGCGGAATCCATCGCTTTCGCGAAGGgggcgctggtggtgccAAGTTGCCCCATTATCCCCTACATTGAGGGGGACGGCATTGGCAAGGAGATCACGGAGGTGGCACACCGCGTCTTTgatgcggcggtggcgaaggagtACGGCACCACCCGGAAGATTTCGTGGTTAGAGGTGCTCGCAGGGGAGAAAGCGTTTGAGCAGAAGGGCACCTGGCTGCCGGAGGAGACCATCGAAGCATTCGACAAGCACCGCATTGGCATGAAGGGCCCGCTGACGACCCCTGTTGGTGAGGGGATACGCTCGCTCAACGTGGTGCTGCGTCATCGGCTGGACTTGTTCGTGTGCCAGCGCCCCGTGCGATGGTTCACCGGCGTCGGATCGCCGATCCGTCACCCGGAGTGGGTGGACATGGTTGTGTTCCGCGAGAACACGGAGGACATATACTCTGGCATCGAGTGGGACCAGGGCACTCCCGAGGCTGCCAAATTTGCAGACTTTCTGAAGAAGGAGATGGGCGTGACGACGGTGCGCTTCCCTGAGACGAGCGCGTACGGTGTGAAGCCGGTTTCGCTAGAGGGAAGCGAGCGGCTGgtgcgtgcagcggtgcagtACGCTATCGATCACCATCTTCCGTCTGTCACGTTGGTGCACAAAGGCAACATCATGAAGTTCACAGAGGGTGGCTTCAAGAAGTGGGGCTACGCCTTGGCCGAGCGTGAGTTCCCCGGGGCCATCTTTACAATGACGCAGTACGACGCCATCAAGGAGAAAAGCGGCAAGGAGGCGGCtgagacggcgctgcgcgaggcgatGGACAGCGGCAAAGTAGTTATCAAGGATTGCATCTGCGACGCCTTTCTGCAAAACACAATTCTCCGCCCATTAGACTATAGCGTGATTGCAACCATGAACCTGAACGGCGATTACGTGTCTGATCAGCTGGCCGCGCTTGTCGGTGGCATCGGCATCGCGCCAGGCGCGAACATCAACTATGTGACCGGCCACGCTATTTTCGAGGCAACGCATGGGACGGCGCCGGATATTGCTGGACAAGGTAAAGCGAACCCGTCCTCGCTCATCCTGTCTGGGGCTATGATGTTCGACTACATGGGCTGGTCCGAGGTGTCGGCGCGCATCATCAATGCGCTTGAGATGGTCTTTCAGGCAAACATGGCAACCGTCGATCTTGCGCGGCAGATGGCCGGCGCCAGGGCACTCTCGACAGCAGAATTTGGGGAGGCGATCATCAAGAAGATCAACGGCGACGAGGTGTagggcagaggcggcgcttcGATACCCACCAGTGGAGTGGCAATGAAAAAGTGAACACGGGCACATGCGGATTCGGCACTCCCgactctgctgcgccgcattgTGCTTCGCTCTGTTTTCCCCCTATTTCTATCTACCCTTCCCTgtctcgttttttttgtcttttgCTCATAGAGCGGAGTTAAAGTAACCACCACAACCCCCCTCTACCCCTTCCCATCGCTCTCTGCCCCTTTTAGATATTTGTGTACGCACTGGATCTGCTCGCGCTGAGCTGCGCGTTGGAAGCCCATTGCCTGTACGCTCATCCGTGACTCTGGGTAGAAAGATACCGAGTGTGCGATGAAGGATGCGAGAAGGGGCGGCTGCACATTAGCATGGTTGACGTTGTTTCATGGAGTTCCTCCCTGCTCTCTCTTGTTGGGTGAAACACCAtaaaagacaaaaaaaaacagcgcGACGAGAAGATTccgcatgcatgtgtgtgtttttaCACTCAAGTGCCAGTAGGTGACTGGCGCACTCCACCTCTAATTCGTGtgcttctgtgtgtgcgtgcgtttaTTTTACCTCTATTACGTGCGTCTATgacagtggtggtggggtgacacccctctctgtgcgtggTATCCAGTGGCTAGTAACCCCCCGCCACACTCGAGGGAGAATGCCAAGCAGCACTCCTTCCTCTATCCTCCATCCCTGTCACGACCTGAAGTGGTTCTGGCCGTGACAGAATCAAGTGCCTGCAACGTGGCGAAGTCACATCGATTCATTGTCACTGATAAGTCGACGGTAAGGGCCTGGGTGGCGCTGTGTTGGAGCGACCTGTGGCTGTGAACAAGTCTGCACCACACATACGTATGGGCAGAAAGTGACAGCGCGACTCGAGCTCATCACACCCGGGCCGCACGCCGCCTACAGAAGCGCGGACCGCCCgcgccaccccgagggggggggtgcaccCGATGGTGACCGTCATGACGGGTGGGACTGTGGGTGACCTGCGAGGGGTTCGCGGGTGTGGGCAGAGTTTGAAGTAAAGCTCGTGCTTGGATGACGGAGGTGGCGCATTTGCCGTAGGGCACGTCTCTAaggctgcttcgcgccacgCGTATGGTGCCTCTGTGACAGGCCTGGGGCCGGGTGCCGAGTCGTCGTTGAGTTCAAGCACTGTTGCGGAGAATCGACAAGTTTACGAAGAAACAGCGAAAACGTTTTTCTTGTTTCTGTTACTTTTCTACGTTACAAAAGAAaatatgttttttttttttccgacGCTTCTCATGTGTTCCTTCCCCTTCTTCAccgtgtctctctgtctgcgtgtccgtctctctctctctcgctgtgtttgtgtgtgtgagggaggggagagagaaagagagagggagacgcacacagacacacacgcacacacacagagagacggtTTGCCCACTACAGGTTCCCTCATATGCTCTTTTTGCTTTTCGCTGATGGTTTtatttttccttttccttgaTCGGTCGACTCGCACACGGGCTACGTGACGGGTTTGCCGTATGTCTTTtcctctgtctgtgtctctgcCCGTCGCCCTCTCTCGTCAAGCCTCGCACGACCAAACACATCAGCGCCGATCTACTTATCTGCTCGCTTCTGTAACGCTGCCTTTGTGCAGTACTTTGGACGGGAAAAGCGTTCACCTCTTATTCGCTGTTGAgcttcccccctcttcccgtCCCTGTCCCCGTCCTAAGCCGTATCCCTCTCTCTGGTGGGCAAGGGGAACGTCCTTACACCTGACGTCGTCGCTTGCTCCGCTTTCTTTGATCGCCGCTCCCTATGGTTTGCTGCGGTGACGCGTTTGAGTTCGACGCTGACTTTGCGGATGGTTGTCGCAGGACTTGTCGAGGGATGCTTGGAgagggtgcgtgcgcgtgtgtgtgtcggtgggaggagaaaggggagaggagggagtggggggagAACAATGAGAGGGCAATAGAGAAAATGGAACGAAGAgccggcgtgtgcgtcgaAGTCcctgcacgcacgtgcgcgtgcgcacgagtTCCACTTGTAATCCTGCGTAATGCAAGACGACGAATCACAAAAGAAGCCCAGTGGAGAGAGTGAGAAGGGCGAGGTTCACAAGGGCAGTCTACACAGAGGCTGCAATTTGTCAAGCGAACAGCGATGCACATCGGAGTGTTGGTTCCTGCTTcccggcacacgcgcgttgAGGAGCGCAGAGCGAGCACGCACCTGCTTTGTGCTTGGCAATAAGTACCAGAATTTTTTATGGTGCGACctgggtggtggtggtggtggtgtacACATCAAGGGTGTGCGGCACAATGCGTCAAGACGCAAAACAACGCTTGACTGTGtcttcaccccccccccccgccgccactgccgtgtCCTCTCTCTATAGCAGCTTCACTGGGCAGATAAATGGGCGAGCCGCCGCGAAACACAGCATGATGTGTTCTCTTGCCGGCTCATGCTTGGACGCGCCACTGTACGACCGCACACTCATGACCCCTCCTCTCAATCACTGTTGCATCTTTGCTGCGGTGCACCTcccacgcagcgcagcgttTTTCACATGCCTCGTGATGCTCCCCTTTTTGCGTTCCCCTTTTGGCGAGGCCAGCCTGCTCGATAACATGTTCCGCCTCCCTTCGCTTCCCTCTACCTTCTCTGGCAAGGCACCCCACCGTCTACCATTTCCCCACgtgtcgttgtcgtcgcaGTCGACACGGCACCTTTTTGTTTGGTTTCGCTTTTGCCCTACCTGAGAAATGGGCACATGCGCGTGCATCCTCGCCCTCCCGGCCCTCTCGGTGTCTCGGGCTTGTTCGTGTACGTCGACGCATAGGCGCTTCTACTCTGCACGCTCTCCAGCACCGTACTTTTTCCCGATTTCTACGTCTGGCGAGACGGCGAAAACATGTCTGAGGCGCACAGTGAGCTAGAGAAGCGGCTTGAATAGCACTAGCGCCACCACTACGTGGTGCACGTAGCGTTGTGGGACACGCACAGCATGAACCCATCGAAAGGGTAGCAGGCCCACGGCGAAGAGACGGGTCTGCTCACATGACACAAGCACGAGCTGCAGACAAACGTCTGCATCGGGAAACTGCCGGCGGCCGTCGCGTCGGATGCGGACAAACTAAGGGACATTGCCCAGGAGAACGTTTGCGGGATGCTACGGCGCCCACCAGTCCGAGCCAGCACTGCCGGTTGTGTTTGTGGCCCGCAAGGCCAAGCACacgacggaggagaaggccTAATGGACaagtgcacacacacagaacaACTTTGCGCTCCATGAGCCGGGCCTGAATCAGTGCTTCAAGGGTGCGCGTGAGGAGGCGCGCTACGGAAGCTCCATCTTTGGACGCCACCAGTCACTGCTCCACCGTCGACCTGTGCGAGAGCGGCATGTCGATGGAGCGCGTCGATGCCGCGCTCAAGGGAAGCAAGCTATGCTTGCCGCCGTTTCTCAAGAGTTTCCTTGCAGCCACACAGGAACTGCTAGCGGATACGGTGCTGCGGTGTAGGCCGGCGCTGGCTTTGCAGCGGGAGCTGTTCGCCGAGCTCGCGCTGCAAATGCGGGGAAGGGTCTGCCTAGACCCCTCCCCGCATCCTTTCGGCGGCAGGGCGCGAGAGGAAACGCGCACCACCACAAACGAAagcaccgccgcgtgcgTGAAGACAATGCATATGACGCGCGAGTGAGGGTACTCACTCTAAAAACGTGAGCGTTGACCCTACTGGCGCAAGCGTGGGCAGCTCATCGCCGTGGTCTGCTCCACGGGCCACTCACGAAAGGTAGCCACGTGTGCGCTGGGTTGTTCACGGTCGATCCAGCGCCTTAGCGGCGTATGTGGCGCCAGTGCTGTCATCGCTAAGAGCGCGATGGCATATGCTTTGTCCTTGCTGGGAATGTGCGCCATGTGTAACAGCGCGTGCAGGCTGGGGCGCTTCCTCACATACACGCTAGAGCCCATgtacgcggcgccgctgataGCGAGCGGCAATCGCGAAATCAGCGAAGGCGAGGTAAACGAGGCGATTCACGCTGGCCAGCTGCAGTCTATTCTGAACTAGCAGAGCGGGAAAATTCTGGGAGAATGGGAGCCGCGACAGAACGGGGGAGCTCATCCTGTGAGGCCCACCAGTGAGGCGCTGAATCCGCCGTACTTGGAAGGACTCATACGACCGCCGCTTCCTGTGCAGCGAGGTTTGGGTGCAAGAGTTGATGGCTGGTCTCTTCGCGTGCTGTATGACGTtctgctcctctctcctctgctaTCTTTGGAGGGCATCGGGGCAGAAGGCCCTCTGGCGATGCACGGTGGGCAGCCCTCGTGGGCTGGGGCGCAGGGCGAGAGGGTGTGCTTCTCCAGAGAGCGGTGCCACAAACACACGTCTTGCTCCTTGTTGGATGTCGATGTATCGCCGTGCCGGCGCCTTTCTCCCCACCTCTCCCCACTTTGGGTACCACGGGAGTCGGAATACGACGAGGCACGGCGGTGAGTcaaagcagccgcggcgcttcTTCTGCCTTTGGGTCTGATGTCGGTGGTGTCGCCCTTTTTCTGGcgcacttctctctctgtcacCACCTATATCTGCTTGTACGCGCAACATGCCGGAACTggcagaggagaggtggGTAATCGACAAGCATGTCTAGTAAGTCCCAAGCAAGCACGCACATCTTCTCACCAGTCAAGCCGCTCCTCTCGGTCTTCTGTGACAGtgcgctcttctctgcctcgtCACCGTCTTATCTTCGCCGGCCCACAACGGTGCACGTGAGAGCGGCGCTCCCATGTCGCATCTGGGCTGCTTGACGGCAGAGGGGTgagcgggagggggtggggcggagGAAAAAAGGGCGTTAGGTGATGAGGATCTGGAGAAGGTCGACATGGATGATGGTGAATATATCGAGAGCGAAATGCCCGGGTTATGTGGTTGTCAAaccgctttttttttaccgAAGCTCGCTCAGCGGTCGGCTCCCTCCGCACTTCGCCGACGCCACCATATCCGCTTGTTCACCGCCTCTGtcgccttcttttcttttggcgggggggggaggtggacTGCAGGGCACGATGGTCGTATTGGCTGGGGACACTCGCGAGACGCAAAGGCCTGggggaaaacaaaaggcGGACAAACCGAAGGAGAACACGGAACATTCGCGAAGGATGGGTGACGCATGGTCGGCAAAGAATGTGTCTGTGCAGGTGCCTGAGTGGAGTAGCTGTCCTCATCGCAAAGGTTGTGGATATGGATCGAAGCTTTTCACGCTTcatcaccccctcccctcactcTCTCGCTTCTGTTCTGTCGGAGATTCCAATGGTGGTTGCGTGCCccgcgcgcgtgctggtgtGGCGTGCGCATACTCGACTGAGAGGAGGGCGGTTGCTGCTCCGACGCATTCGACGGCGACTCTTCCTTGGCTGGGCGCCAAGCGTTGCTGCGGAGTTATGCCTCTGCTTAGCTTTCGTGTGCCTAACTCGTctccatctttttttttttgcaatATCATCCGCACGTGCACCTCCTGCGTTCTTATCGGCCACCCCAACCTTTTCCACTCCAACAAGCCACACGCCCACGTATACCTcacacccctctctcttctatTCGATCGCATCTCCTACGCAGCCGTAGCTCCTTGGCTGTCCTCTGCATAGAGCCTGGGGCAACAGAGAAGCGTTTATTGCGCGCTTTCTCTGCTGTTATTTGTTCTACGTCTCATTCTTCTTCATCGGCTTattcctccgcctcctctcaGCCTGCACCGTGTGGCGCAGGTGAGTCAACTGCTCGCGCTAGCGTGGTAGAGCTTCCTTCTcttaccccctcccccgcctcggGCACGGTACGAGCTGTCTTCATTGCTCGCACGGCGTGGGAGTCTCAAGCTAGGATTGGTGTCTCTGCGTCTCTCGTACTCTCgcgagaaaaggaaagccTAGCATTGGTGAGGGTGCTCAGGGGAGGGGCTTACCGTTGCTGTTTCCGTGCTGGGGCTTCGACTCTTGAGGGGAGGAGTGTCAACCACGCCCGCTTCTCGTCCATCGCGCGCTGTGGATCTTGTGTTGGCCCCACCCAGTGACGCCTTTATTGAGCTGGTTCCTTTTTCTTCCGCTGACGGCttctcaccccctcctccctttttcaGAGGTCGCGGTCAACTCCGTCGAGCGTTGGCGACGGGTGGCCTGGGAGTGCGTGGTTTTGTGTGCTAGGAATGCTCGGCTGTtccttcttcctttttttctctctgtcggcGATTGGCACCTCTAGCTCCTCCTCGCATCCCTGTTCGGACAccacggacacacacacacacacacacacacacagagctTACACCTTCCTTCATAAACCCCGCCTGACCGTCGTCTCACCCTCTCTCACGGAGTGACCTCGTGCCACACGTGCTCCTTCACGCGTTCCTGCACTGAAGTCAGGTGCACATCTTCTTCCTGGGCTATTGGCTAGGTGTGTCTCTCCGCTCTGGGCTGATCACATGCGGAGACGGACAGTGCAGGGGAGACCGCAGTTCAAGAGATGAGCGAGAGCTCGAAGGGTGCTTCTCAGGAGGCAGATTTGAGCCGGGCCCCGTCGCCAACAAACTCTAGAGATCAGAGCGCCGAGCCAAACACCGGCTACGAGGAAGGACGGATCACTGTAAGTGTCCGCGTGCGGCCACTCAACGCACGCGAGACGAAGCTGAACTCCGGGAGCTGCATTGCTCCGCTTGCAGCGTACAACACTCTCTACATCCTCCCGCCAGGG
This genomic stretch from Leishmania infantum JPCM5 genome chromosome 33 harbors:
- a CDS encoding putative isocitrate dehydrogenase, which produces MAESIAFAKGALVVPSCPIIPYIEGDGIGKEITEVAHRVFDAAVAKEYGTTRKISWLEVLAGEKAFEQKGTWLPEETIEAFDKHRIGMKGPLTTPVGEGIRSLNVVLRHRLDLFVCQRPVRWFTGVGSPIRHPEWVDMVVFRENTEDIYSGIEWDQGTPEAAKFADFLKKEMGVTTVRFPETSAYGVKPVSLEGSERLVRAAVQYAIDHHLPSVTLVHKGNIMKFTEGGFKKWGYALAEREFPGAIFTMTQYDAIKEKSGKEAAETALREAMDSGKVVIKDCICDAFLQNTILRPLDYSVIATMNLNGDYVSDQLAALVGGIGIAPGANINYVTGHAIFEATHGTAPDIAGQGKANPSSLILSGAMMFDYMGWSEVSARIINALEMVFQANMATVDLARQMAGARALSTAEFGEAIIKKINGDEV